Proteins encoded by one window of Panicum virgatum strain AP13 chromosome 7N, P.virgatum_v5, whole genome shotgun sequence:
- the LOC120682723 gene encoding translation initiation factor IF-2-like isoform X1: MGRTPCCDSKGIKKGPWAPEEDKLLVDFVQANGPGNWRMLPKLAGTCSASLSSWCMCDLVVSLARSVLELSGLMRQRDALACRAEPVRQELPAPVDQLPAPGHQARAFHHRGAQFHPPSSRHRRQQVVHDRRAAAGPDGQRDQKLLEHAPQEAAPSGGARRRGRRRRRPARLRGDRVLLPRCAPHGPVGDRPPRGRGAPLPPLVLGRHDGNLRHGRLLVVVHRRRRARGGAGHLPAPLELRGRRVLPLLRAGTGRSRSTWSGGGERGGSRCAGGAAQRRRRRRLLGRVDQRDRGGGRLPGVPGHGGGGVGAAARPARRVVLGVPAGRRARRGVLPVRAVRVT, translated from the exons ATGGGGAGGACTCCGTGCTGCGACAGCAAGGGGATCAAGAAGGGCCCGTGGGCGCCCGAGGAGGACAAGCTGCTCGTCGACTTCGTCCAGGCCAACGGGCCAGGCAACTGGCGCATGCTCCCCAAGCTCGCGGGTACGTGCTCGGCCAGCCTCTCGAGCTGGTGCATGTGTGATCTGGTTGTTTCGTTGGCTCGTTCAGTTCTCGAGCTATCTGGGCTGATGAGGCAACGCGATGCGCTTGCATGCAGGGCTGAACCGGTGCGGCAAGAGCTGCCGGCTCCGGTGGACCAACTACCTGCGCCCGGACATCAAGCGCGGGCCTTTCACCACCGAGGAGCACAATTCCATCCTCCATCTTCACGCCATCGTCGGCAACAA GTGGTCCATGATCGCCGCGCAGCTGCCGGGCCGGACGGACAACGAGATCAAAAACTACTGGAACACGCACCTCAAGAAGCAGCTCCGTCAGGAGGCGCTCGTcggcgcggacgccgccgccgccgcccagctcgCCTCCGCGGCGACCGCGTCCTCCTGCCCCGCTGCGCGCCACATGGCCCAGTGGGAGACCGCCCGCCTAGAGGCCGAGGCgcgcctctccctcctctcgtcCTCGGCCGCCACGACGGTAAcctccgccacggccgcctcctcgtcgtcgtccaccgccgccgccgagcacgaGGCGGCGCCGGACATCTTCCTGCGCCTCTGGAACTCCGCGGTCGGCGAGTCCTTCCGCTGCTCCGCGCAGGGACAGGGCGCAGCCGCAGCAcgtggtccggcggcggcgagcgcggcggaagccggtgcgccggcggcgctgcccagcggcggcggcggcgacgactccTCGGCCGCGTCGACCAACGGGACCGAGGCGGCGGACGACTACCAGGCGTTCCTGGACATGGCGGTGGAGGAGTTGGCGCTGCTGCACGGCCGGCTCGGCGTGTCGTTCTCGGCGTTCCCGCCGGCCGACGTGCTCGCCGAGGCGTCCTGCCTGTTCGCGCCGTTCGAGTGACTTGA
- the LOC120682723 gene encoding transcription factor MYB17-like isoform X2: MGRTPCCDSKGIKKGPWAPEEDKLLVDFVQANGPGNWRMLPKLAGLNRCGKSCRLRWTNYLRPDIKRGPFTTEEHNSILHLHAIVGNKWSMIAAQLPGRTDNEIKNYWNTHLKKQLRQEALVGADAAAAAQLASAATASSCPAARHMAQWETARLEAEARLSLLSSSAATTVTSATAASSSSSTAAAEHEAAPDIFLRLWNSAVGESFRCSAQGQGAAAARGPAAASAAEAGAPAALPSGGGGDDSSAASTNGTEAADDYQAFLDMAVEELALLHGRLGVSFSAFPPADVLAEASCLFAPFE, from the exons ATGGGGAGGACTCCGTGCTGCGACAGCAAGGGGATCAAGAAGGGCCCGTGGGCGCCCGAGGAGGACAAGCTGCTCGTCGACTTCGTCCAGGCCAACGGGCCAGGCAACTGGCGCATGCTCCCCAAGCTCGCGG GGCTGAACCGGTGCGGCAAGAGCTGCCGGCTCCGGTGGACCAACTACCTGCGCCCGGACATCAAGCGCGGGCCTTTCACCACCGAGGAGCACAATTCCATCCTCCATCTTCACGCCATCGTCGGCAACAA GTGGTCCATGATCGCCGCGCAGCTGCCGGGCCGGACGGACAACGAGATCAAAAACTACTGGAACACGCACCTCAAGAAGCAGCTCCGTCAGGAGGCGCTCGTcggcgcggacgccgccgccgccgcccagctcgCCTCCGCGGCGACCGCGTCCTCCTGCCCCGCTGCGCGCCACATGGCCCAGTGGGAGACCGCCCGCCTAGAGGCCGAGGCgcgcctctccctcctctcgtcCTCGGCCGCCACGACGGTAAcctccgccacggccgcctcctcgtcgtcgtccaccgccgccgccgagcacgaGGCGGCGCCGGACATCTTCCTGCGCCTCTGGAACTCCGCGGTCGGCGAGTCCTTCCGCTGCTCCGCGCAGGGACAGGGCGCAGCCGCAGCAcgtggtccggcggcggcgagcgcggcggaagccggtgcgccggcggcgctgcccagcggcggcggcggcgacgactccTCGGCCGCGTCGACCAACGGGACCGAGGCGGCGGACGACTACCAGGCGTTCCTGGACATGGCGGTGGAGGAGTTGGCGCTGCTGCACGGCCGGCTCGGCGTGTCGTTCTCGGCGTTCCCGCCGGCCGACGTGCTCGCCGAGGCGTCCTGCCTGTTCGCGCCGTTCGAGTGA